The following are encoded in a window of Variovorax paradoxus genomic DNA:
- a CDS encoding Bug family tripartite tricarboxylate transporter substrate binding protein, giving the protein MLRSSFLLGALCALGTASAWAQAPYPSRPLTLVVPFAAGSGTDIGARVLAKDLTELLKTPVVIDNKQGANGALGAAAVARAKPDGYTLLIGSATTNAVNFSFFPSKLGYEPGSFDMVAGLGTSPISLYVAGNAKWRNLADLRAYAKAHPNELRCGSGNAVTQVACEIFRKTTGIDAVTVPYKSNPQSLTDLAGGHIDFAFSDASVAKVFIDGNKLKPLAVAAAQRYPATPDVATFREQGMADFELAGWTAVFVPTGTPAPVAEMLNAAVRKSLASPESVQLRASNGTQPLAFTLEESRRFAKEEIARWARYVKNSGVKPE; this is encoded by the coding sequence ATGCTTCGCAGTTCCTTCCTCCTCGGCGCGCTGTGCGCCTTGGGGACCGCTTCCGCCTGGGCGCAGGCGCCCTACCCCTCGCGCCCCCTCACGCTGGTGGTGCCGTTCGCCGCGGGCAGCGGCACCGACATCGGGGCGCGCGTGCTGGCCAAGGACCTGACGGAGCTGCTGAAAACGCCCGTCGTCATCGACAACAAGCAGGGGGCCAACGGCGCGCTGGGCGCGGCAGCGGTCGCACGCGCCAAACCCGATGGCTACACGCTGCTGATCGGCTCGGCTACGACCAACGCCGTCAACTTTTCGTTCTTCCCGTCCAAGCTGGGCTATGAGCCCGGGTCGTTCGACATGGTGGCGGGCCTGGGCACCAGCCCGATCTCGCTGTACGTCGCGGGCAACGCCAAGTGGCGCAACCTGGCCGACCTGCGGGCCTACGCCAAGGCCCATCCGAATGAGCTGCGGTGCGGAAGCGGCAACGCCGTGACGCAGGTGGCCTGCGAAATCTTCCGCAAGACGACGGGCATCGATGCCGTCACCGTCCCCTACAAGTCGAACCCGCAATCGCTGACGGACCTCGCAGGCGGGCACATCGACTTCGCGTTTTCCGACGCGTCGGTGGCCAAGGTCTTCATCGATGGCAACAAGCTGAAGCCGCTGGCCGTGGCCGCCGCTCAGCGCTATCCGGCCACGCCGGACGTGGCCACGTTCCGCGAACAAGGCATGGCCGATTTCGAGCTCGCCGGATGGACCGCCGTGTTCGTGCCAACCGGCACGCCGGCGCCTGTCGCCGAGATGCTGAATGCCGCGGTCCGCAAATCGCTGGCGTCGCCGGAGTCGGTGCAGCTGCGCGCGAGCAACGGGACGCAGCCGCTGGCCTTCACGCTGGAAGAAAGCCGCCGCTTCGCCAAGGAAGAGATCGCGCGCTGGGCGCGCTACGTGAAGAACAGCGGCGTCAAGCCGGAGTGA
- a CDS encoding porin: MKQHHALSALALLTVAGAAPAQSSVTVFGIVDVGISRYTSKSTHHSPNPFAVPPATAAGGAKKSQTAMSNSGYAGSRIGFRGTEDLGGGLAASFWLESGISNDDGAKGIDNFNRRSTLSLSGPFGEVRLGRDYTATFWNDTVFSPFGTQGVGTNLMANINSRLAAAAGPGSVVGATDNYVRTGNSIGYFLPPNLGGVYGQLQYALHENTKRSDQAGTPSAKGRFVGGRFGYAKGPLDMAIAYSQSTAADSTTLNALGLVTAKQERKINSLNLGASYDFGPAKLFGELSRVQDKNETGALQNLPGLAAPLMTTTTRKDRYDGYLLGVSVPVGAGLIRASYASVKYKNGAPAATDLNSLLWGLNGHRDTTANQIALGYVHNLSKRTALYASVSRIRIKNGWNNPGVMGAITGGSVSYLAGGTAQAAGWAPRSSMGYDFGIRHAF; this comes from the coding sequence ATGAAGCAACATCACGCCCTGTCCGCCCTCGCCCTGCTCACCGTCGCTGGTGCCGCACCGGCCCAATCGTCCGTCACGGTGTTCGGCATCGTCGACGTCGGCATCAGCCGCTACACGTCGAAGAGCACGCACCACAGCCCCAACCCCTTCGCAGTGCCACCAGCCACCGCAGCGGGCGGCGCGAAGAAAAGCCAGACCGCGATGTCGAACTCGGGCTATGCGGGCAGCCGCATCGGCTTTCGCGGCACGGAAGACCTGGGCGGCGGCCTGGCGGCCAGCTTCTGGCTGGAGTCGGGTATCAGCAACGACGACGGTGCCAAGGGCATCGACAACTTCAACCGCCGCTCGACCCTGAGCCTGTCGGGCCCCTTCGGTGAAGTGCGACTGGGCCGTGACTACACCGCGACCTTCTGGAACGACACGGTGTTCAGCCCCTTCGGCACGCAGGGCGTGGGCACCAACCTCATGGCCAACATCAACAGCCGGCTGGCTGCCGCCGCCGGGCCCGGCTCGGTGGTGGGCGCGACCGACAACTACGTGCGCACCGGCAATTCGATCGGCTACTTCCTGCCGCCGAACCTGGGCGGCGTCTACGGCCAGCTGCAGTACGCGCTGCACGAGAACACGAAGCGCAGCGACCAGGCCGGCACGCCGTCGGCCAAGGGTCGCTTCGTGGGCGGGCGCTTCGGCTATGCCAAGGGCCCCCTCGACATGGCCATTGCCTACAGCCAGAGCACGGCCGCCGACAGCACGACGCTCAACGCACTGGGCCTCGTGACCGCCAAGCAAGAGCGCAAGATCAACTCGCTGAACCTGGGTGCGTCGTACGACTTCGGTCCCGCCAAGCTGTTCGGCGAACTGTCGCGCGTGCAGGACAAGAACGAGACCGGTGCGCTGCAGAACCTGCCGGGCCTGGCCGCTCCGCTCATGACCACCACGACGCGCAAGGACCGGTACGACGGCTACCTGCTCGGCGTGAGCGTGCCCGTGGGCGCCGGCCTCATCCGCGCGTCGTACGCTTCGGTGAAATACAAGAACGGCGCGCCGGCTGCGACCGACCTGAACAGCCTGCTGTGGGGCCTGAACGGCCACCGCGACACCACGGCCAACCAGATCGCACTGGGCTACGTGCACAACCTGTCGAAACGCACTGCGCTGTATGCCTCGGTGTCCCGCATCCGCATCAAGAACGGCTGGAACAACCCCGGCGTGATGGGCGCCATCACCGGCGGCTCGGTGAGCTACCTCGCGGGTGGCACGGCGCAGGCCGCGGGCTGGGCGCCGCGCTCGTCGATGGGCTACGACTTCGGCATCCGCCACGCGTTCTGA
- a CDS encoding LysR family transcriptional regulator: MNLNDLHLAVVIAREGGLSSASACLGISPGTLSKAVTRLERATKVKLFERLARGMRPTELGQAFLKRAQRIDLDAADLYAELRDLRQVRTGVLRCGVGNGIPDRWVLPVVTALIERGISVDLSGGNSDSLTRGVAMGELEFALTGLHKKPAAPLAWEGLRDDPLVPMAPIGHPLARTKREVGWEQLAQARWIVMAPGTSTHTEFEANFRAHKLDPPEPVGTSRSAQRELALLRSLGALMPVPRSVLKEPHVAAQFVAVSPVGGWRSTRRVGIVRRAGGYLSPSALQAMEALEGILRKER; the protein is encoded by the coding sequence ATGAACTTGAACGACCTCCATCTGGCTGTGGTGATCGCGCGCGAAGGCGGGCTGAGCAGCGCCTCCGCGTGCCTCGGCATTTCGCCGGGCACGCTGAGCAAGGCCGTGACCCGGCTCGAGCGCGCCACCAAGGTCAAGCTGTTCGAACGGCTGGCCCGGGGCATGCGTCCCACCGAGCTGGGCCAGGCCTTCCTGAAGCGCGCGCAGCGCATCGACCTGGACGCCGCCGATCTCTATGCAGAGCTGCGCGACCTGCGGCAGGTGCGCACCGGCGTGCTGCGCTGTGGGGTCGGCAACGGCATCCCCGATCGCTGGGTGCTGCCGGTCGTGACCGCGCTCATCGAGCGCGGCATCAGCGTGGACCTGTCGGGCGGCAACTCCGACTCGCTCACGCGCGGCGTGGCCATGGGCGAGCTGGAGTTCGCCTTGACTGGCCTGCACAAGAAGCCCGCGGCGCCCCTGGCATGGGAAGGCCTGCGAGACGACCCCCTGGTGCCGATGGCGCCGATCGGCCATCCGCTGGCGCGCACGAAACGCGAGGTCGGATGGGAGCAACTGGCGCAGGCGCGATGGATTGTCATGGCGCCGGGCACATCGACACACACCGAGTTCGAAGCGAACTTTCGCGCGCACAAGCTCGACCCGCCCGAGCCGGTGGGCACCTCGCGTTCGGCCCAGCGCGAGCTGGCGCTGCTGCGCTCACTGGGCGCCTTGATGCCTGTGCCGCGTTCGGTCCTGAAAGAGCCCCATGTCGCGGCGCAGTTCGTGGCGGTCAGCCCCGTCGGCGGGTGGCGGTCGACGCGCCGGGTGGGCATCGTGCGGCGCGCCGGCGGCTACCTCAGCCCCTCTGCTTTGCAAGCCATGGAGGCACTGGAAGGCATCCTGCGCAAGGAGCGCTGA
- a CDS encoding DUF4238 domain-containing protein yields MAGKRHHFIPQFLQRGFGSPENASNAWVFRKDRPAFNTSIQNIALEGQFYTHDGDRSVDDAITDDEGALAAFVTDLRAAANGTNVDSQQAAKLVAHMLVRTRHVRENFERMTGDLVNGVYNAMSDPTKLAAVLTAHIQDDANLTRILKQILTVAAGDQFPLKELSRHLDQALTPAMLQRARAELPAYFKANADEQARALQTEGKLTQGLLKGAMKSGHLKALKRVATSSEREEAFAKLTFRIRKYPGGNIILGDSAAVHAVAGERRVAPLNDATVPMVGVLLPLDTETCLIGELNGRCEVFETAESVRQAIAGCSLEFFVASVDTPENRALVSNVAKDSYLLDAADVEEILGDLGLV; encoded by the coding sequence ATGGCGGGTAAGCGACATCACTTCATTCCCCAGTTCCTTCAACGCGGATTTGGTAGCCCCGAGAACGCAAGTAACGCGTGGGTCTTCCGCAAAGACAGGCCGGCATTCAACACCAGCATCCAGAACATTGCGCTCGAAGGGCAGTTCTACACGCATGATGGCGACAGGTCCGTCGACGACGCGATCACTGACGACGAAGGCGCGTTGGCGGCATTCGTGACGGACCTGCGTGCAGCTGCTAACGGGACGAATGTGGATTCCCAGCAGGCGGCCAAGCTCGTCGCCCACATGCTAGTTCGCACGCGGCATGTTCGCGAAAACTTCGAAAGGATGACTGGCGACTTGGTGAACGGCGTATACAACGCAATGTCAGACCCAACCAAGTTAGCCGCCGTACTCACCGCGCACATTCAAGATGACGCCAATCTGACCCGCATCCTCAAACAAATTTTGACAGTGGCGGCTGGTGATCAATTTCCTCTCAAGGAACTCAGTCGTCACCTGGATCAAGCGTTAACGCCAGCAATGCTTCAACGGGCCAGGGCAGAACTACCTGCGTACTTCAAAGCAAACGCGGACGAGCAAGCAAGGGCGCTGCAAACGGAAGGGAAACTCACACAAGGCCTACTCAAGGGTGCGATGAAGTCGGGGCATCTGAAGGCACTGAAGCGCGTAGCTACCTCCTCGGAGAGAGAGGAGGCGTTTGCAAAGCTCACGTTCCGTATTCGCAAGTACCCGGGGGGCAACATCATCTTGGGCGATTCAGCAGCAGTGCATGCAGTGGCGGGTGAACGCCGAGTGGCCCCACTCAATGATGCCACCGTGCCCATGGTTGGCGTGCTGCTTCCATTGGATACCGAGACCTGCCTCATCGGTGAATTGAATGGCCGCTGTGAAGTATTCGAGACTGCCGAGAGTGTGCGGCAGGCAATCGCTGGCTGCTCTCTTGAGTTCTTTGTTGCGAGCGTCGACACCCCAGAGAATCGGGCATTGGTGTCAAACGTAGCGAAAGACTCTTACTTACTAGACGCCGCCGACGTTGAGGAGATTCTTGGGGACCTCGGTCTGGTTTAA
- a CDS encoding CaiB/BaiF CoA transferase family protein, whose amino-acid sequence MTSNTTPLAGLRVIDWTHVLAGPFAGYQLSLLGAEVIRIERADGDDMIRAKGLDAELTALGLGETFVTQGAGKRSLALDARDPRAREALAALIGSADVLLENFRPGKLAALGFDPQQLIERHPQLVICSITGFGPASDRRAYDHVIQAASGLMAANAGSDGKPQRVGFPLVDYAVGQQAALAVMSALYRRDRSTNGEARTRGEWLQVSMMGAALTLMAPTYAGPLVSGMEMPRSASTAFSGSPLSGTFEATDGQLAIVCNAANQAVGLLNALREAGTDAALLSQLHEAAEQRDVTRAQALLGQALGGRTVAEWDALLTRHEVPATPVMRPAQAAAQMARDWPHVELSLSHTSRRVPVPGIGFTSSEPLTPSLRAPVRRGADTRRILAEAGLEASTIAAMFADGAASEPAA is encoded by the coding sequence ATGACATCGAACACCACACCCCTGGCAGGCCTGCGCGTCATCGACTGGACCCACGTGCTGGCCGGGCCCTTCGCCGGTTACCAGCTCAGCCTGCTCGGCGCCGAAGTGATCCGCATCGAGCGCGCCGACGGCGACGACATGATCCGCGCCAAAGGTCTGGATGCCGAACTGACCGCCCTCGGGCTGGGCGAGACCTTCGTGACGCAGGGCGCGGGCAAGCGCTCCCTGGCCCTCGATGCGCGCGACCCGCGAGCCAGGGAGGCGCTGGCAGCGCTGATCGGCAGCGCGGACGTGCTGCTGGAGAACTTCCGGCCCGGCAAGCTGGCGGCGCTCGGCTTCGATCCGCAGCAACTGATCGAACGCCATCCGCAGCTGGTCATCTGCTCGATCACCGGCTTCGGCCCTGCCTCGGACCGGCGCGCCTACGACCACGTCATCCAGGCTGCCAGCGGCCTGATGGCCGCCAACGCCGGCAGCGACGGCAAGCCGCAACGGGTGGGCTTCCCCCTGGTCGACTACGCGGTGGGCCAACAGGCCGCGCTGGCGGTGATGAGCGCGCTCTACCGGCGCGACCGCAGCACGAACGGCGAGGCGCGCACACGCGGCGAATGGCTTCAGGTGTCGATGATGGGCGCGGCGCTCACGCTGATGGCGCCCACCTACGCGGGGCCGCTGGTCAGTGGCATGGAGATGCCGCGCAGTGCGTCGACCGCGTTTTCCGGCAGCCCGTTGTCGGGCACCTTCGAGGCAACCGACGGCCAGCTGGCCATCGTCTGCAATGCGGCCAACCAGGCGGTGGGACTGCTGAACGCGCTGCGCGAAGCCGGCACGGACGCAGCGCTGCTGTCGCAACTGCACGAGGCCGCCGAGCAGCGCGATGTGACGCGCGCGCAGGCGTTGCTGGGCCAGGCGCTGGGCGGACGGACCGTGGCCGAATGGGATGCGCTGCTGACCCGCCATGAGGTGCCCGCCACGCCGGTGATGCGCCCCGCACAGGCGGCGGCACAGATGGCGCGCGACTGGCCGCACGTGGAACTGTCGCTGTCCCACACCTCGCGGCGGGTACCGGTGCCCGGCATCGGCTTCACGTCCAGCGAGCCGCTGACGCCTTCGCTGCGCGCACCGGTGCGTCGCGGCGCGGACACACGCCGCATCCTGGCCGAAGCCGGGCTGGAGGCGTCGACCATCGCGGCCATGTTCGCCGACGGCGCAGCGAGCGAACCCGCGGCCTGA